One Theropithecus gelada isolate Dixy chromosome 3, Tgel_1.0, whole genome shotgun sequence genomic window carries:
- the URGCP gene encoding up-regulator of cell proliferation isoform X1 — protein sequence MASPGIEVELLGKGHSDLGEVAPEIKASERRTAVAIADLEWREMEGDDCEFRYGDGTNEAQDNDFPTVERSRLQEMLSLLGLEMYQVQKLSLQDSLQISFDSMKNWAPQVPKDLPWNFLRKLQALNADARNTTMVLDVLPDARPVEKESQMEEEIIYWDPADDLAADIYSFSELPTPDTPVNPLDLLCALLISSDSFLQQEIVLKMALCQFALPLVLPDSENHYHTFLLWAMRGIVRTWWSQPPRGVGSFREDSVVLSRAPAFAFVRMDVSSNSKSQLLNAVLSPGHRQWDCFWHRDLNLGTNAREISDGLVEISWFFPSGREDLDIFPEPVTFLNLRGDIGSHWLQFKLLTEISSAVFILTDNISKKEYKLLYSMKESTTKYYFILSPYRGKRNTNLRFLNKLIPVLKIDHSHVLVKVSSTDSDSFVKRIRAIVGNVLRAPCRRVSVEDMAHAARKLGLKVDEDCEECQKAKDRMERITRKIKDSDAYRRDELRLQGDPWRKAAQVEKEFCQLQWAVDPPEKHRAELRRRLLELRMQQNSHDPSSGVQEFISGISSPSLSEKQYFLRWMEWGLARVAQPRLRQPPETLLTLRPKHGGATDLGEPLWPEPLGVEHFLREMGQFYEAESCLVEAGRLPAGQRRFAHFPGLASELLLTGLPLELIDGSTLSMPVRWVTGLLKELHVRLERRSRLVVLSALGVPGTGKSTLLNTMFGLRFATGKSCSPRGAFMQLITVAEGFSQDLGCDHILVIDSGGLIGGALTSAGDRFELEASLATLLMGLSNVTVISLAETKDIPAAILHAFLRLEKTGHMPNYQFVYQNLHDVSVPGPRPRDKRQLLDPPGDLSRAAAQMEKQSDGFRALAGLAFCDPEKQHIWHIPGLWHGAPPMAAVSLAYSEAIFELKRCLLENIRNGLSNQNKNIQQLIELVRRL from the exons ATGGCGTCGCCCGG gatagaagtggaattactgggcaaagg GCATTCAGATTTGGGAGAAGTAGCCCCAGAAATAAAAGCATCAGAGAGACGAACAGCTGTGGCCATTGCAG atttgGAATGGAGAGAAATGGAAGGAGATGATTGCGAGTTCCGTTATGGAG ATGGTACAAATGAGGCTCAGGACAATGATTTTCCAACAG TGGAGAGAAGCAGGCTTCAAGAAATGCTGTCACTGTTGGGCCTAGAGATGTACCAGGTCCAGAAACTCAGCCTTCAGGACTCTCTGCAGATCAGTTTTGACAGTATGAAGAACTGGGCCCCTCAGGTTCCCAAAGACTTGCCCTGGAATTTCCTCAGGAAGCTGCAGGCCCTCAATGCTGATGCCAGGAATACCACCATGGTGCTGGACGTGCTCCCAGATGCCAGGCCTGTGGAGAAGGAGAGCCAGATGGAAGAGGAGATCATCTACTGGGACCCAGCTGACGACCTTGCTGCCGACATTTATTCCTTTTCTGAGCTGCCTACCCCTGATACGCCAGTGAACCCCTTAGACCTTCTCTGTGCCCTGCTGATCTCCTCAGACAGTTTCCTGCAACAAGAAATAGTGTTGAAAATGGCCCTCTGCCAGTTTGCACTCCCACTCGTGTTGCCTGACTCGGAGAACCACTACCATACATTTCTGCTGTGGGCCATGCGGGGCATTGTGAGGACATGGTGGTCCCAGCCCCCAAGGGGCGTGGGGAGCTTCCGGGAAGACAGCGTGGTCCTGTCCAGGGCGCCCGCCTTCGCCTTTGTGCGCATGGATGTCAGTAGCAACTCCAAGTCCCAGCTTCTCAACGCCGTCCTCAGCCCGGGCCACAGGCAGTGGGACTGCTTCTGGCATCGGGACCTCAACTTGGGCACCAATGCCCGGGAGATTTCGGATGGGTTGGTAGAAATTTCCTGGTTTTTTCCCAGCGGAAGGGAGGACTTGGACATTTTTCCAGAACCTGTGACCTTTCTGAACCTGAGAGGTGACATCGGGTCTCACTGGCTGCAGTTTAAGCTCTTGACAGAAATCTCCTCCGCTGTGTTTATATTGACTGACAATATCAGTAAGAAGGAATACAAATTGCTGTACTCCATGAAGGAGTCAACCACAAAATACTACTTCATCCTGAGTCCGTACCGTGGGAAGCGCAACACAAACCTGAGATTTCTGAATAAGTTAATTCCTGTGCTGAAAATAGACCACTCACATGTCCTGGTGAAGGTCAGCAGCACTGACAGCGACAGCTTCGTGAAGAGGATCCGGGCCATTGTTGGGAATGTGCTGCGGGCACCCTGCAGGCGGGTATCTGTGGAGGACATGGCGCACGCAGCCCGCAAGCTCGGCCTAAAGGTTGACGAGGACTGTGAGGAGTGTCAGAAAGCGAAAGACCGGATGGAGAGGATTACCAGGAAAATCAAAGACTCGGATGCCTACAGAAGGGATGAGCTGAGGCTGCAGGGGGACCCCTGGAGAAAGGCAGCCCAAGTGGAGAAGGAGTTCTGCCAGCTCCAGTGGGCCGTGGACCCCCCTGAGAAGCACAGGGCTGAGCTGAGGCGGCGGCTGCTAGAACTTCGAATGCAGCAGAACAGCCACGATCCCTCCTCAGGGGTGCAGGAGTTCATCTCGGGGATCAGCAGCCCCTCCTTGAGTGAGAAGCAGTACTTCCTGAGGTGGATGGAGTGGGGCCTGGCACGGGTGGCCCAGCCACGACTGAGACAGCCTCCGGAGACACTTCTCACCCTGAGACCAAAGCATGGGGGCGCCACAGACTTGGGGGAGCCGCTCTGGCCTGAGCCCCTGGGGGTGGAACACTTCCTGCGGGAGATGGGACAGTTTTATGAGGCCGAGAGCTGTCTTGTGGAGGCGGGGAGGCTGCCAGCAGGCCAGAGGCGTTTTGCCCACTTCCCAGGCTTGGCCTCGGAGCTGCTGCTGACAGGGCTGCCTCTGGAGCTAATCGATGGGAGCACCCTGAGCATGCCCGTCCGCTGGGTCACGGGGCTCCTGAAGGAGCTGCACGTCCGACTGGAGAGACGGTCAAGGCTGGTGGTTCTGTCAGCCCTCGGGGTGCCGGGCACGGGCAAGTCCACACTCCTCAACACCATGTTTGGGCTGCGGTTTGCCACAGGGAAGAGCTGCAGTCCTCGAGGGGCCTTCATGCAGCTCATCACAGTGGCCGAGGGCTTCAGCCAGGACCTGGGCTGTGACCACATCCTGGTGATAGACTCTGGGGGCTTGATAGGTGGGGCCTTGACCTCAGCTGGGGACAGGTTTGAGCTGGAGGCTTCCTTGGCCACTCTGCTCATGGGACTGAGCAATGTCACCGTGATCAGCCTAGCTGAAACCAAGGACATTCCAGCAGCTATTCTGCATGCATTTCTGAGGTTAGAAAAAACGGGGCACATGCCCAACTACCAGTTTGTATACCAGAACCTTCATGATGTATCTGTTCCCGGCCCCAGGCCAAGAGACAAGAGACAGCTCCTAGATCCACCTGGTGACCTGAGCAGGGCTGCAGCCCAGATGGAGAAACAGAGCGACGGCTTCCGGGCACTGGCAGGCCTGGCCTTCTGTGACCCTGAGAAGCAGCACATCTGGCACATCCCTGGCCTGTGGCATGGAGCACCTCCCATGGCCGCAGTGAGCTTGGCCTACAGTGAAGCCATATTTGAATTGAAGAGATGCCTACTCGAAAACATCAGGAACGGCCTGtcgaaccaaaacaaaaacatccaGCAGCTCATTGAGCTGGTGAGACGGCTGTGA
- the URGCP gene encoding up-regulator of cell proliferation isoform X2, whose product MASPGHSDLGEVAPEIKASERRTAVAIADLEWREMEGDDCEFRYGDGTNEAQDNDFPTVERSRLQEMLSLLGLEMYQVQKLSLQDSLQISFDSMKNWAPQVPKDLPWNFLRKLQALNADARNTTMVLDVLPDARPVEKESQMEEEIIYWDPADDLAADIYSFSELPTPDTPVNPLDLLCALLISSDSFLQQEIVLKMALCQFALPLVLPDSENHYHTFLLWAMRGIVRTWWSQPPRGVGSFREDSVVLSRAPAFAFVRMDVSSNSKSQLLNAVLSPGHRQWDCFWHRDLNLGTNAREISDGLVEISWFFPSGREDLDIFPEPVTFLNLRGDIGSHWLQFKLLTEISSAVFILTDNISKKEYKLLYSMKESTTKYYFILSPYRGKRNTNLRFLNKLIPVLKIDHSHVLVKVSSTDSDSFVKRIRAIVGNVLRAPCRRVSVEDMAHAARKLGLKVDEDCEECQKAKDRMERITRKIKDSDAYRRDELRLQGDPWRKAAQVEKEFCQLQWAVDPPEKHRAELRRRLLELRMQQNSHDPSSGVQEFISGISSPSLSEKQYFLRWMEWGLARVAQPRLRQPPETLLTLRPKHGGATDLGEPLWPEPLGVEHFLREMGQFYEAESCLVEAGRLPAGQRRFAHFPGLASELLLTGLPLELIDGSTLSMPVRWVTGLLKELHVRLERRSRLVVLSALGVPGTGKSTLLNTMFGLRFATGKSCSPRGAFMQLITVAEGFSQDLGCDHILVIDSGGLIGGALTSAGDRFELEASLATLLMGLSNVTVISLAETKDIPAAILHAFLRLEKTGHMPNYQFVYQNLHDVSVPGPRPRDKRQLLDPPGDLSRAAAQMEKQSDGFRALAGLAFCDPEKQHIWHIPGLWHGAPPMAAVSLAYSEAIFELKRCLLENIRNGLSNQNKNIQQLIELVRRL is encoded by the exons ATGGCGTCGCCCGG GCATTCAGATTTGGGAGAAGTAGCCCCAGAAATAAAAGCATCAGAGAGACGAACAGCTGTGGCCATTGCAG atttgGAATGGAGAGAAATGGAAGGAGATGATTGCGAGTTCCGTTATGGAG ATGGTACAAATGAGGCTCAGGACAATGATTTTCCAACAG TGGAGAGAAGCAGGCTTCAAGAAATGCTGTCACTGTTGGGCCTAGAGATGTACCAGGTCCAGAAACTCAGCCTTCAGGACTCTCTGCAGATCAGTTTTGACAGTATGAAGAACTGGGCCCCTCAGGTTCCCAAAGACTTGCCCTGGAATTTCCTCAGGAAGCTGCAGGCCCTCAATGCTGATGCCAGGAATACCACCATGGTGCTGGACGTGCTCCCAGATGCCAGGCCTGTGGAGAAGGAGAGCCAGATGGAAGAGGAGATCATCTACTGGGACCCAGCTGACGACCTTGCTGCCGACATTTATTCCTTTTCTGAGCTGCCTACCCCTGATACGCCAGTGAACCCCTTAGACCTTCTCTGTGCCCTGCTGATCTCCTCAGACAGTTTCCTGCAACAAGAAATAGTGTTGAAAATGGCCCTCTGCCAGTTTGCACTCCCACTCGTGTTGCCTGACTCGGAGAACCACTACCATACATTTCTGCTGTGGGCCATGCGGGGCATTGTGAGGACATGGTGGTCCCAGCCCCCAAGGGGCGTGGGGAGCTTCCGGGAAGACAGCGTGGTCCTGTCCAGGGCGCCCGCCTTCGCCTTTGTGCGCATGGATGTCAGTAGCAACTCCAAGTCCCAGCTTCTCAACGCCGTCCTCAGCCCGGGCCACAGGCAGTGGGACTGCTTCTGGCATCGGGACCTCAACTTGGGCACCAATGCCCGGGAGATTTCGGATGGGTTGGTAGAAATTTCCTGGTTTTTTCCCAGCGGAAGGGAGGACTTGGACATTTTTCCAGAACCTGTGACCTTTCTGAACCTGAGAGGTGACATCGGGTCTCACTGGCTGCAGTTTAAGCTCTTGACAGAAATCTCCTCCGCTGTGTTTATATTGACTGACAATATCAGTAAGAAGGAATACAAATTGCTGTACTCCATGAAGGAGTCAACCACAAAATACTACTTCATCCTGAGTCCGTACCGTGGGAAGCGCAACACAAACCTGAGATTTCTGAATAAGTTAATTCCTGTGCTGAAAATAGACCACTCACATGTCCTGGTGAAGGTCAGCAGCACTGACAGCGACAGCTTCGTGAAGAGGATCCGGGCCATTGTTGGGAATGTGCTGCGGGCACCCTGCAGGCGGGTATCTGTGGAGGACATGGCGCACGCAGCCCGCAAGCTCGGCCTAAAGGTTGACGAGGACTGTGAGGAGTGTCAGAAAGCGAAAGACCGGATGGAGAGGATTACCAGGAAAATCAAAGACTCGGATGCCTACAGAAGGGATGAGCTGAGGCTGCAGGGGGACCCCTGGAGAAAGGCAGCCCAAGTGGAGAAGGAGTTCTGCCAGCTCCAGTGGGCCGTGGACCCCCCTGAGAAGCACAGGGCTGAGCTGAGGCGGCGGCTGCTAGAACTTCGAATGCAGCAGAACAGCCACGATCCCTCCTCAGGGGTGCAGGAGTTCATCTCGGGGATCAGCAGCCCCTCCTTGAGTGAGAAGCAGTACTTCCTGAGGTGGATGGAGTGGGGCCTGGCACGGGTGGCCCAGCCACGACTGAGACAGCCTCCGGAGACACTTCTCACCCTGAGACCAAAGCATGGGGGCGCCACAGACTTGGGGGAGCCGCTCTGGCCTGAGCCCCTGGGGGTGGAACACTTCCTGCGGGAGATGGGACAGTTTTATGAGGCCGAGAGCTGTCTTGTGGAGGCGGGGAGGCTGCCAGCAGGCCAGAGGCGTTTTGCCCACTTCCCAGGCTTGGCCTCGGAGCTGCTGCTGACAGGGCTGCCTCTGGAGCTAATCGATGGGAGCACCCTGAGCATGCCCGTCCGCTGGGTCACGGGGCTCCTGAAGGAGCTGCACGTCCGACTGGAGAGACGGTCAAGGCTGGTGGTTCTGTCAGCCCTCGGGGTGCCGGGCACGGGCAAGTCCACACTCCTCAACACCATGTTTGGGCTGCGGTTTGCCACAGGGAAGAGCTGCAGTCCTCGAGGGGCCTTCATGCAGCTCATCACAGTGGCCGAGGGCTTCAGCCAGGACCTGGGCTGTGACCACATCCTGGTGATAGACTCTGGGGGCTTGATAGGTGGGGCCTTGACCTCAGCTGGGGACAGGTTTGAGCTGGAGGCTTCCTTGGCCACTCTGCTCATGGGACTGAGCAATGTCACCGTGATCAGCCTAGCTGAAACCAAGGACATTCCAGCAGCTATTCTGCATGCATTTCTGAGGTTAGAAAAAACGGGGCACATGCCCAACTACCAGTTTGTATACCAGAACCTTCATGATGTATCTGTTCCCGGCCCCAGGCCAAGAGACAAGAGACAGCTCCTAGATCCACCTGGTGACCTGAGCAGGGCTGCAGCCCAGATGGAGAAACAGAGCGACGGCTTCCGGGCACTGGCAGGCCTGGCCTTCTGTGACCCTGAGAAGCAGCACATCTGGCACATCCCTGGCCTGTGGCATGGAGCACCTCCCATGGCCGCAGTGAGCTTGGCCTACAGTGAAGCCATATTTGAATTGAAGAGATGCCTACTCGAAAACATCAGGAACGGCCTGtcgaaccaaaacaaaaacatccaGCAGCTCATTGAGCTGGTGAGACGGCTGTGA
- the URGCP gene encoding up-regulator of cell proliferation isoform X3, producing MEGDDCEFRYGDGTNEAQDNDFPTVERSRLQEMLSLLGLEMYQVQKLSLQDSLQISFDSMKNWAPQVPKDLPWNFLRKLQALNADARNTTMVLDVLPDARPVEKESQMEEEIIYWDPADDLAADIYSFSELPTPDTPVNPLDLLCALLISSDSFLQQEIVLKMALCQFALPLVLPDSENHYHTFLLWAMRGIVRTWWSQPPRGVGSFREDSVVLSRAPAFAFVRMDVSSNSKSQLLNAVLSPGHRQWDCFWHRDLNLGTNAREISDGLVEISWFFPSGREDLDIFPEPVTFLNLRGDIGSHWLQFKLLTEISSAVFILTDNISKKEYKLLYSMKESTTKYYFILSPYRGKRNTNLRFLNKLIPVLKIDHSHVLVKVSSTDSDSFVKRIRAIVGNVLRAPCRRVSVEDMAHAARKLGLKVDEDCEECQKAKDRMERITRKIKDSDAYRRDELRLQGDPWRKAAQVEKEFCQLQWAVDPPEKHRAELRRRLLELRMQQNSHDPSSGVQEFISGISSPSLSEKQYFLRWMEWGLARVAQPRLRQPPETLLTLRPKHGGATDLGEPLWPEPLGVEHFLREMGQFYEAESCLVEAGRLPAGQRRFAHFPGLASELLLTGLPLELIDGSTLSMPVRWVTGLLKELHVRLERRSRLVVLSALGVPGTGKSTLLNTMFGLRFATGKSCSPRGAFMQLITVAEGFSQDLGCDHILVIDSGGLIGGALTSAGDRFELEASLATLLMGLSNVTVISLAETKDIPAAILHAFLRLEKTGHMPNYQFVYQNLHDVSVPGPRPRDKRQLLDPPGDLSRAAAQMEKQSDGFRALAGLAFCDPEKQHIWHIPGLWHGAPPMAAVSLAYSEAIFELKRCLLENIRNGLSNQNKNIQQLIELVRRL from the exons ATGGAAGGAGATGATTGCGAGTTCCGTTATGGAG ATGGTACAAATGAGGCTCAGGACAATGATTTTCCAACAG TGGAGAGAAGCAGGCTTCAAGAAATGCTGTCACTGTTGGGCCTAGAGATGTACCAGGTCCAGAAACTCAGCCTTCAGGACTCTCTGCAGATCAGTTTTGACAGTATGAAGAACTGGGCCCCTCAGGTTCCCAAAGACTTGCCCTGGAATTTCCTCAGGAAGCTGCAGGCCCTCAATGCTGATGCCAGGAATACCACCATGGTGCTGGACGTGCTCCCAGATGCCAGGCCTGTGGAGAAGGAGAGCCAGATGGAAGAGGAGATCATCTACTGGGACCCAGCTGACGACCTTGCTGCCGACATTTATTCCTTTTCTGAGCTGCCTACCCCTGATACGCCAGTGAACCCCTTAGACCTTCTCTGTGCCCTGCTGATCTCCTCAGACAGTTTCCTGCAACAAGAAATAGTGTTGAAAATGGCCCTCTGCCAGTTTGCACTCCCACTCGTGTTGCCTGACTCGGAGAACCACTACCATACATTTCTGCTGTGGGCCATGCGGGGCATTGTGAGGACATGGTGGTCCCAGCCCCCAAGGGGCGTGGGGAGCTTCCGGGAAGACAGCGTGGTCCTGTCCAGGGCGCCCGCCTTCGCCTTTGTGCGCATGGATGTCAGTAGCAACTCCAAGTCCCAGCTTCTCAACGCCGTCCTCAGCCCGGGCCACAGGCAGTGGGACTGCTTCTGGCATCGGGACCTCAACTTGGGCACCAATGCCCGGGAGATTTCGGATGGGTTGGTAGAAATTTCCTGGTTTTTTCCCAGCGGAAGGGAGGACTTGGACATTTTTCCAGAACCTGTGACCTTTCTGAACCTGAGAGGTGACATCGGGTCTCACTGGCTGCAGTTTAAGCTCTTGACAGAAATCTCCTCCGCTGTGTTTATATTGACTGACAATATCAGTAAGAAGGAATACAAATTGCTGTACTCCATGAAGGAGTCAACCACAAAATACTACTTCATCCTGAGTCCGTACCGTGGGAAGCGCAACACAAACCTGAGATTTCTGAATAAGTTAATTCCTGTGCTGAAAATAGACCACTCACATGTCCTGGTGAAGGTCAGCAGCACTGACAGCGACAGCTTCGTGAAGAGGATCCGGGCCATTGTTGGGAATGTGCTGCGGGCACCCTGCAGGCGGGTATCTGTGGAGGACATGGCGCACGCAGCCCGCAAGCTCGGCCTAAAGGTTGACGAGGACTGTGAGGAGTGTCAGAAAGCGAAAGACCGGATGGAGAGGATTACCAGGAAAATCAAAGACTCGGATGCCTACAGAAGGGATGAGCTGAGGCTGCAGGGGGACCCCTGGAGAAAGGCAGCCCAAGTGGAGAAGGAGTTCTGCCAGCTCCAGTGGGCCGTGGACCCCCCTGAGAAGCACAGGGCTGAGCTGAGGCGGCGGCTGCTAGAACTTCGAATGCAGCAGAACAGCCACGATCCCTCCTCAGGGGTGCAGGAGTTCATCTCGGGGATCAGCAGCCCCTCCTTGAGTGAGAAGCAGTACTTCCTGAGGTGGATGGAGTGGGGCCTGGCACGGGTGGCCCAGCCACGACTGAGACAGCCTCCGGAGACACTTCTCACCCTGAGACCAAAGCATGGGGGCGCCACAGACTTGGGGGAGCCGCTCTGGCCTGAGCCCCTGGGGGTGGAACACTTCCTGCGGGAGATGGGACAGTTTTATGAGGCCGAGAGCTGTCTTGTGGAGGCGGGGAGGCTGCCAGCAGGCCAGAGGCGTTTTGCCCACTTCCCAGGCTTGGCCTCGGAGCTGCTGCTGACAGGGCTGCCTCTGGAGCTAATCGATGGGAGCACCCTGAGCATGCCCGTCCGCTGGGTCACGGGGCTCCTGAAGGAGCTGCACGTCCGACTGGAGAGACGGTCAAGGCTGGTGGTTCTGTCAGCCCTCGGGGTGCCGGGCACGGGCAAGTCCACACTCCTCAACACCATGTTTGGGCTGCGGTTTGCCACAGGGAAGAGCTGCAGTCCTCGAGGGGCCTTCATGCAGCTCATCACAGTGGCCGAGGGCTTCAGCCAGGACCTGGGCTGTGACCACATCCTGGTGATAGACTCTGGGGGCTTGATAGGTGGGGCCTTGACCTCAGCTGGGGACAGGTTTGAGCTGGAGGCTTCCTTGGCCACTCTGCTCATGGGACTGAGCAATGTCACCGTGATCAGCCTAGCTGAAACCAAGGACATTCCAGCAGCTATTCTGCATGCATTTCTGAGGTTAGAAAAAACGGGGCACATGCCCAACTACCAGTTTGTATACCAGAACCTTCATGATGTATCTGTTCCCGGCCCCAGGCCAAGAGACAAGAGACAGCTCCTAGATCCACCTGGTGACCTGAGCAGGGCTGCAGCCCAGATGGAGAAACAGAGCGACGGCTTCCGGGCACTGGCAGGCCTGGCCTTCTGTGACCCTGAGAAGCAGCACATCTGGCACATCCCTGGCCTGTGGCATGGAGCACCTCCCATGGCCGCAGTGAGCTTGGCCTACAGTGAAGCCATATTTGAATTGAAGAGATGCCTACTCGAAAACATCAGGAACGGCCTGtcgaaccaaaacaaaaacatccaGCAGCTCATTGAGCTGGTGAGACGGCTGTGA
- the URGCP gene encoding up-regulator of cell proliferation isoform X4 yields the protein MEEEIIYWDPADDLAADIYSFSELPTPDTPVNPLDLLCALLISSDSFLQQEIVLKMALCQFALPLVLPDSENHYHTFLLWAMRGIVRTWWSQPPRGVGSFREDSVVLSRAPAFAFVRMDVSSNSKSQLLNAVLSPGHRQWDCFWHRDLNLGTNAREISDGLVEISWFFPSGREDLDIFPEPVTFLNLRGDIGSHWLQFKLLTEISSAVFILTDNISKKEYKLLYSMKESTTKYYFILSPYRGKRNTNLRFLNKLIPVLKIDHSHVLVKVSSTDSDSFVKRIRAIVGNVLRAPCRRVSVEDMAHAARKLGLKVDEDCEECQKAKDRMERITRKIKDSDAYRRDELRLQGDPWRKAAQVEKEFCQLQWAVDPPEKHRAELRRRLLELRMQQNSHDPSSGVQEFISGISSPSLSEKQYFLRWMEWGLARVAQPRLRQPPETLLTLRPKHGGATDLGEPLWPEPLGVEHFLREMGQFYEAESCLVEAGRLPAGQRRFAHFPGLASELLLTGLPLELIDGSTLSMPVRWVTGLLKELHVRLERRSRLVVLSALGVPGTGKSTLLNTMFGLRFATGKSCSPRGAFMQLITVAEGFSQDLGCDHILVIDSGGLIGGALTSAGDRFELEASLATLLMGLSNVTVISLAETKDIPAAILHAFLRLEKTGHMPNYQFVYQNLHDVSVPGPRPRDKRQLLDPPGDLSRAAAQMEKQSDGFRALAGLAFCDPEKQHIWHIPGLWHGAPPMAAVSLAYSEAIFELKRCLLENIRNGLSNQNKNIQQLIELVRRL from the coding sequence ATGGAAGAGGAGATCATCTACTGGGACCCAGCTGACGACCTTGCTGCCGACATTTATTCCTTTTCTGAGCTGCCTACCCCTGATACGCCAGTGAACCCCTTAGACCTTCTCTGTGCCCTGCTGATCTCCTCAGACAGTTTCCTGCAACAAGAAATAGTGTTGAAAATGGCCCTCTGCCAGTTTGCACTCCCACTCGTGTTGCCTGACTCGGAGAACCACTACCATACATTTCTGCTGTGGGCCATGCGGGGCATTGTGAGGACATGGTGGTCCCAGCCCCCAAGGGGCGTGGGGAGCTTCCGGGAAGACAGCGTGGTCCTGTCCAGGGCGCCCGCCTTCGCCTTTGTGCGCATGGATGTCAGTAGCAACTCCAAGTCCCAGCTTCTCAACGCCGTCCTCAGCCCGGGCCACAGGCAGTGGGACTGCTTCTGGCATCGGGACCTCAACTTGGGCACCAATGCCCGGGAGATTTCGGATGGGTTGGTAGAAATTTCCTGGTTTTTTCCCAGCGGAAGGGAGGACTTGGACATTTTTCCAGAACCTGTGACCTTTCTGAACCTGAGAGGTGACATCGGGTCTCACTGGCTGCAGTTTAAGCTCTTGACAGAAATCTCCTCCGCTGTGTTTATATTGACTGACAATATCAGTAAGAAGGAATACAAATTGCTGTACTCCATGAAGGAGTCAACCACAAAATACTACTTCATCCTGAGTCCGTACCGTGGGAAGCGCAACACAAACCTGAGATTTCTGAATAAGTTAATTCCTGTGCTGAAAATAGACCACTCACATGTCCTGGTGAAGGTCAGCAGCACTGACAGCGACAGCTTCGTGAAGAGGATCCGGGCCATTGTTGGGAATGTGCTGCGGGCACCCTGCAGGCGGGTATCTGTGGAGGACATGGCGCACGCAGCCCGCAAGCTCGGCCTAAAGGTTGACGAGGACTGTGAGGAGTGTCAGAAAGCGAAAGACCGGATGGAGAGGATTACCAGGAAAATCAAAGACTCGGATGCCTACAGAAGGGATGAGCTGAGGCTGCAGGGGGACCCCTGGAGAAAGGCAGCCCAAGTGGAGAAGGAGTTCTGCCAGCTCCAGTGGGCCGTGGACCCCCCTGAGAAGCACAGGGCTGAGCTGAGGCGGCGGCTGCTAGAACTTCGAATGCAGCAGAACAGCCACGATCCCTCCTCAGGGGTGCAGGAGTTCATCTCGGGGATCAGCAGCCCCTCCTTGAGTGAGAAGCAGTACTTCCTGAGGTGGATGGAGTGGGGCCTGGCACGGGTGGCCCAGCCACGACTGAGACAGCCTCCGGAGACACTTCTCACCCTGAGACCAAAGCATGGGGGCGCCACAGACTTGGGGGAGCCGCTCTGGCCTGAGCCCCTGGGGGTGGAACACTTCCTGCGGGAGATGGGACAGTTTTATGAGGCCGAGAGCTGTCTTGTGGAGGCGGGGAGGCTGCCAGCAGGCCAGAGGCGTTTTGCCCACTTCCCAGGCTTGGCCTCGGAGCTGCTGCTGACAGGGCTGCCTCTGGAGCTAATCGATGGGAGCACCCTGAGCATGCCCGTCCGCTGGGTCACGGGGCTCCTGAAGGAGCTGCACGTCCGACTGGAGAGACGGTCAAGGCTGGTGGTTCTGTCAGCCCTCGGGGTGCCGGGCACGGGCAAGTCCACACTCCTCAACACCATGTTTGGGCTGCGGTTTGCCACAGGGAAGAGCTGCAGTCCTCGAGGGGCCTTCATGCAGCTCATCACAGTGGCCGAGGGCTTCAGCCAGGACCTGGGCTGTGACCACATCCTGGTGATAGACTCTGGGGGCTTGATAGGTGGGGCCTTGACCTCAGCTGGGGACAGGTTTGAGCTGGAGGCTTCCTTGGCCACTCTGCTCATGGGACTGAGCAATGTCACCGTGATCAGCCTAGCTGAAACCAAGGACATTCCAGCAGCTATTCTGCATGCATTTCTGAGGTTAGAAAAAACGGGGCACATGCCCAACTACCAGTTTGTATACCAGAACCTTCATGATGTATCTGTTCCCGGCCCCAGGCCAAGAGACAAGAGACAGCTCCTAGATCCACCTGGTGACCTGAGCAGGGCTGCAGCCCAGATGGAGAAACAGAGCGACGGCTTCCGGGCACTGGCAGGCCTGGCCTTCTGTGACCCTGAGAAGCAGCACATCTGGCACATCCCTGGCCTGTGGCATGGAGCACCTCCCATGGCCGCAGTGAGCTTGGCCTACAGTGAAGCCATATTTGAATTGAAGAGATGCCTACTCGAAAACATCAGGAACGGCCTGtcgaaccaaaacaaaaacatccaGCAGCTCATTGAGCTGGTGAGACGGCTGTGA